A portion of the Bactrocera neohumeralis isolate Rockhampton chromosome 2, APGP_CSIRO_Bneo_wtdbg2-racon-allhic-juicebox.fasta_v2, whole genome shotgun sequence genome contains these proteins:
- the LOC126751115 gene encoding tachykinin-like peptides receptor 99D isoform X1: MVSSLNVTFNYIYMLDNDWPFGELYCKILQFIATLSISAWVFTLMAISIDRYVAIMKPLKTCMSKRCNLGIAAFIWITSIAISCPMLFFFTTGEVELKDGTRIVCYAEWPDGPTNHSQQENVYNTIFMILTYILSIISMTVTYSRVGIELWDSKTIGEYTPRHVENVRSIENDDMMMVMVLMFAVC; encoded by the exons ATGGTATCCAGTCTCAATGTGACgttcaattatatttacatGCTGGACAACGATTGGCCTTTTGGTGAACTATATtgcaaaatattgcaatttataGCGACGTTGAGCATAAGCGCTTGGGTGTTTACACTAATGGCGATATCCATCGACAG GTATGTTGCCATTATGAAGCCGTTGAAAACATGCATGAGTAAGCGGTGCAATCTGGGCATTGCCGCCTTCATTTGGATAACCTCAATTGCGATTTCATGCCCCATGTTGTTCTTCTTTACAACCGGCGAAGTCGAACTGAAGGATGGTACCCGAATTGTATGCTACGCCGAGTGGCCTGATGGTCCCACGAATCATTCGCAACAGGAAAATGT TTACAATACCATTTTCATGATTCTCACGTATATACTGTCCATCATTTCGATGACGGTCACTTATTCACGAGTCGGCATTGAACTTTGGGACTCAAAGACGATTGGAGAGTATACGCCCAGACACGTGGAGAATGTTCGAA GTATTGAAAATGATGACATGATGATGGTTATGGTGCTGATGTTCGCCGTTTGTTGA
- the LOC126751115 gene encoding tachykinin-like peptides receptor 99D isoform X4: MVSSLNVTFNYIYMLDNDWPFGELYCKILQFIATLSISAWVFTLMAISIDRYVAIMKPLKTCMSKRCNLGIAAFIWITSIAISCPMLFFFTTGEVELKDGTRIVCYAEWPDGPTNHSQQENVYNTIFMILTYILSIISMTVTYSRVGIELWDSKTIGEYTPRHVENVRKSHHVIRR; encoded by the exons ATGGTATCCAGTCTCAATGTGACgttcaattatatttacatGCTGGACAACGATTGGCCTTTTGGTGAACTATATtgcaaaatattgcaatttataGCGACGTTGAGCATAAGCGCTTGGGTGTTTACACTAATGGCGATATCCATCGACAG GTATGTTGCCATTATGAAGCCGTTGAAAACATGCATGAGTAAGCGGTGCAATCTGGGCATTGCCGCCTTCATTTGGATAACCTCAATTGCGATTTCATGCCCCATGTTGTTCTTCTTTACAACCGGCGAAGTCGAACTGAAGGATGGTACCCGAATTGTATGCTACGCCGAGTGGCCTGATGGTCCCACGAATCATTCGCAACAGGAAAATGT TTACAATACCATTTTCATGATTCTCACGTATATACTGTCCATCATTTCGATGACGGTCACTTATTCACGAGTCGGCATTGAACTTTGGGACTCAAAGACGATTGGAGAGTATACGCCCAGACACGTGGAGAATGTTCGAA AGTCACATCATGTTATCCGGCGCTGA
- the LOC126751115 gene encoding tachykinin-like peptides receptor 99D isoform X3 encodes MVSSLNVTFNYIYMLDNDWPFGELYCKILQFIATLSISAWVFTLMAISIDRYVAIMKPLKTCMSKRCNLGIAAFIWITSIAISCPMLFFFTTGEVELKDGTRIVCYAEWPDGPTNHSQQENVYNTIFMILTYILSIISMTVTYSRVGIELWDSKTIGEYTPRHVENVRSKRRVVKMMT; translated from the exons ATGGTATCCAGTCTCAATGTGACgttcaattatatttacatGCTGGACAACGATTGGCCTTTTGGTGAACTATATtgcaaaatattgcaatttataGCGACGTTGAGCATAAGCGCTTGGGTGTTTACACTAATGGCGATATCCATCGACAG GTATGTTGCCATTATGAAGCCGTTGAAAACATGCATGAGTAAGCGGTGCAATCTGGGCATTGCCGCCTTCATTTGGATAACCTCAATTGCGATTTCATGCCCCATGTTGTTCTTCTTTACAACCGGCGAAGTCGAACTGAAGGATGGTACCCGAATTGTATGCTACGCCGAGTGGCCTGATGGTCCCACGAATCATTCGCAACAGGAAAATGT TTACAATACCATTTTCATGATTCTCACGTATATACTGTCCATCATTTCGATGACGGTCACTTATTCACGAGTCGGCATTGAACTTTGGGACTCAAAGACGATTGGAGAGTATACGCCCAGACACGTGGAGAATGTTCGAAGTAAGCGGAGG GTTGTGAAAATGATGACATGA
- the LOC126751115 gene encoding tachykinin-like peptides receptor 99D isoform X2, giving the protein MVSSLNVTFNYIYMLDNDWPFGELYCKILQFIATLSISAWVFTLMAISIDRYVAIMKPLKTCMSKRCNLGIAAFIWITSIAISCPMLFFFTTGEVELKDGTRIVCYAEWPDGPTNHSQQENVYNTIFMILTYILSIISMTVTYSRVGIELWDSKTIGEYTPRHVENVRSKRRVLKMMT; this is encoded by the exons ATGGTATCCAGTCTCAATGTGACgttcaattatatttacatGCTGGACAACGATTGGCCTTTTGGTGAACTATATtgcaaaatattgcaatttataGCGACGTTGAGCATAAGCGCTTGGGTGTTTACACTAATGGCGATATCCATCGACAG GTATGTTGCCATTATGAAGCCGTTGAAAACATGCATGAGTAAGCGGTGCAATCTGGGCATTGCCGCCTTCATTTGGATAACCTCAATTGCGATTTCATGCCCCATGTTGTTCTTCTTTACAACCGGCGAAGTCGAACTGAAGGATGGTACCCGAATTGTATGCTACGCCGAGTGGCCTGATGGTCCCACGAATCATTCGCAACAGGAAAATGT TTACAATACCATTTTCATGATTCTCACGTATATACTGTCCATCATTTCGATGACGGTCACTTATTCACGAGTCGGCATTGAACTTTGGGACTCAAAGACGATTGGAGAGTATACGCCCAGACACGTGGAGAATGTTCGAAGTAAGCGGAGG GTATTGAAAATGATGACATGA